The nucleotide window AGCCATGAGTGGTAACCTATATAGGGATCCACATCACCCACCATGATAACCCTAGAGGTATCGGATAGCAGCAGTTCACACACAGGAATCCATTTATTGCCGGCAGCCAGGTATGTTGGAATCATACAATAAGCTGCACATAAGAAATAGGATAGagaacatgcaggtaagtttattttattgtagacatAGTACATGATATGCCTTCtcaccattatttttttcttaggttgacttctactttaacacaaaactgcattatttgtgtcatttatatctgcctggagttcagttttagaaCAGGTGGGCACAAGGGTTTATTTTTACCACTCGTCCATTTTCAGGCTGTAGAATTTTACAAGTCACAGATGGTGACACTGCTCTAAAATAGCCTACAGTCTAGCTTCTGTGTACGTCCTATTAATGTGTATGCTACAATATTTTATGATGCCAGCTATAAAAAGCTTCTCTGAACCGAGATTTCAGTGAGAACAGCAATGATGTGCTAGTGGGGCATATGATAATGAATGTATTCtgtatattacatttaatgtGTTACTGGCATGAACAGCCTGGAAGGCACAATAAAGATAGGTGTACAATTTTCAAGTGGTAATAAATAGATATAAGAGTCAGTGAGCTGCAAAAGAAGCTTTTATTGAGCTTTAAAGTCAGATTTATGTTTGTACGTACAAAAATAAGGTAATGATGCAggatgtgcatgttttttttatgtccaatGGGTATTGATAGGCTCAATGGATGTAGTTTAAGCAAAGATAAAGCTTagaatagaaaaacataaaagtttgGTGTCTCAGAGTAACATTATGAAAGCTAGTTTGGTTCAAAATCTCTCATAGGTTTGAAGAAACTTTCTGTACAATAACATTGTATTCAAAAAGTTAGGCTGGCATGAAATTTGAAGGAGAAGTCGGTAAAGATGATTTAAGAACACTTTAATTTCAGAAAAACTGTTTCTGTTGAATTGCAACCCCCACATGCACAGATTTTAATGACCATATATACTAAGTTAGAATAAGACGAGATTTATACGGGTCATAAAAATGCTGTTAGAAAACGTATCTCAGTTTATGCTCAGGTCACCCAAGTAGGTGGCActatgttctcatgtaaagtgtgtaacaaactccttcTGTGGGAGACACAAGTGTATTACACATTTTAGaagaggacacagcaccatctactggtggccaacaatatttCACTAAATATCATTTAGGATCAAGTGACCtgtcataaccaactcaaaagtatgAAATACttaaacctataaaaaaaggatgaaaagatATACAAACTCAGCTCatgtgatttatataaaaaaaaaataacacactgtggatttatttatggtaattttatttgcattactgTTTTggatgttagcagtgacagctgtattttgtgccctaggtttatacttgagtcaaagaaTTCTCAGGTAATTCTCCCTGGTAattaccttggtttatattctgaTCAATTTATATATGAGTCTATATGGTATGGCTTTTGAATATGATCCCTTGGGAAAGGAAGAGTACAGCAGAGCTCCACACAAAGGAGTTAAAGGACCCCAGTCCATAAACATAGTATAAGGTAAACTAGAGTCAGTTAAAAGTGGCCCTATTGTGTGTAGAAATGTCTGAGTTTGTGATATTGAATGATAATTTCCTCTTGAGCAGCAACTGATCTGAATTGTAACAGGTTCACCTTGTTTTTCAGTAATGCTAACTGCTTgccaatataaacatatttacacatgtaGTATATAActagtaatattattagtaatgtgATTCCTGTTGGAATTGCTCAGTCAGCATAATTATGTGTCTACTAAAATCCACACACTATGATAATGCTTAGCAGAGAAGGATTGGGTGGGTTGGAGGGCAAAAAGGAATTTGtccccctgttaaagcaaaaacaaaatatgttggtCTGGTGGTCCTGAATAAAGATATTCTTGAACACcttaactttaacatttttcagAGCTGGACTTTATACAGCTACCTGCTCTTCATCTAGCTGAGGGAAGTCTTACAGCACCACCCTCTTTTTGTGACACAATTTACCTTTCTAGGGCTTGTCTGCCTTTCCAACAGAGCCCTTTAAAAAGAACCTTTAAAAAGCTGAGCTTCCAAGcttaaaatatttatgcatttcCCCTTGAACATACCACAATTCTGTTGACCTACCAACAGCTCTGGACATGGATAGGGTGTTGAGAAGTATTCCTAGCCTTCCATAAAACATCATAAATGGTTGGGTAGACTTTGTACAAAATTGCATTGGATGTCGGTGCCCAACAACTGGATGCACTGCTGCTTTGCTTTTTAGCATCATGCAGACATACTTTAAAGCACAGTCTGAACATTGCAGTATGTATACACATCacctaatacaaatatttgtatattacttCCAAGCATAGCAATGCCAAGCAAGCCATATGCATTCTCCTAATACTCTAAATAAGTCTACAAGTCTTCAGATTCAGGCACATAGGTCAGTGCCCACCCCTTTGGCGCCTTGTTGAAACTGGGTCTTTGGAGCATGAGTTGCTGTCCACTGGGTGATTGTTCAATTTCAGCTTGAGTCTCCTCATAAGTATAGGGGATGACTCCATCATAAACTCCAGACAGACTTCCAAAGGGTATTGGAGTTCTTGAAAAAAAAGAGTAGAAAgttaactttataaaaaaatattgttcatttgATATGAAAGTCCACAAAGCAAAATAATTCAACCATATTAGATGATggacattgcaaaaaaatattgtgacCTTCTGTACTGACTACAAGAACATTTAGTTAGTTTAATTAGTATGTGTGTAGAGtctgacagggcctctttatatgtgactttttttttacagtcaggCATCTAGCAGTTTAGACAGCCACATGTCTCTAAGCACAGGTTTCCTTCAATCATCCTCTTAAAGCAAGTTTTGTCTTTGCCTTTTTATCCTtggaccagcctttctcaaactgtTTACACCAGGagaaccttttaaataaagttcagGTCTCCTGGAAGTCCTGCAAAAAGGAAAGAGTTGGGGATCCACTGGATCAGCAAAATGCTCTCTTTATAGTgatggtcagaatgccacccttacagacaggtaaaaaaaacattcatggtATGAAGGGGACACTTTTAACCTTGGACTCGAGCtcaagcaacctctgaaggaaccctagtttAGAATGGCAGCCTTGAACCTTAATGCTTAGTCTACACGAATGTTTtacccagcgtttaacctgaggctttaaaagcccctgtttgaaattcctatgcattccaatgggctaatctacaccaggacgtttccttgaggcacgtttatgagtgtTATCTTTACCGTTgcttgcagcatttaaaaaaataaaatgtggggtTAACGCTGAAAAACGcccaaaaatgtgggaaaacgcgggtaaatgcttccattgatttcaatagggcaTTTTCACGCATTTATAAGCCCTTGAAATGTAAATGCGTAAAAAACGTGGGGAAAACGCGGTATAGAAGTTTgacagcattttaaaggcaaactttgaaacgctaataaaagtgtataaaaatgcatataaatgtagtaggaaaatttacattttaaaaacgtccatgtggACCCAGCCTAAGATCCGAGTCTAgtcgaataacagtgttgttaacagttagatatatgtcagggggtcatttggaatttgagggggggatgatgatgagttctgttttatccaggttgagtttcaggaatcggtcagacatccatgaggagatggctgacaggcaccatgagaccttatccaggactgagggagacaggtcaggggtggacagataaaNNNNNNNNNNNNNNNNNNNNNNNNNNNNNNNNNNNNNNNNNNNNNNNNNNNNNNNNNNNNNNNNNNNNNNNNNNNNNNNNNNNNNNNNNNNNNNNNNNNNNNNNNNNNNNNNNNNNNNNNNNNNNNNNNNNNNNNNNNNNNNNNNNNNNNNNNNNNNNNNNNNNNNNNNNNNNNNNNNNNNNNNNNNNNNNNNNNNNNNNNNNNNNNNNNNNNNNNNNNNNNNNNNNNNNNNNNNNNNNNNNNNNNNNNNNNNNNNNNNNNNNNNNNNNNNNNNNNNNNNNNNNNNNNNNNNNNNNNNNNNNNNNNNNNNNNNNNNNNNNNNNNNNNNNNNNNNNNNNNNNNNNNNNNNNNNNNNNNNNNNNNNNNNNNNNNNNNNNNNNNNNNNNNNNNNNNNNNNNNNNNNNNNNNNNNNNNNNNNNNNNNNNNNNNNNNNNNNNNNNNNNNNNNNNNNNNNNNNNNNNNNNNNNNNNNNNNNNNNNNNNNNNNNNNNNNNNNNNNNNNNNNNNNNNNNNNNNNNNNNNNNNNNNNNNNNNNNNNNNNNNNNNNNNNNNNNNNNNNNNNNNNNNNNNNNNNNNNNNNNNNNNNNNNNNNNNNNNNNNNNNNNNNNNNNNNNNNNNNNNNNNNNNNNNNNNNNNNNNNNNNNNNNNNNNNNNNNNNNNNNNNNNNNNNNNNNNNNNNNNNNNNNNNNNNNNNNNNNNNNNNNNNNNNNNNNNNNNNNNNNNNNNNNNNNNNNNNNNNNNNNNNNNNNNNNNNNNNNNNNNNNNNNNNNNNNNNNNNNNNNNNNNNNNNNNNNNNNNNNNNNNNNNNNNNNNNNNNNNNNNNNNNNNNNNNNNNNNNNNNNNNNNNNNNNNNNNNNNNNNNNNNNNNNNNNNNNNNNNNNNNNNNNNNNNNNNNNNNNNNNNNNNNNNNNNNNNNNNNNNNNNNNNNNNNNNNNNNNNNNNNNNNNNNNNNNNNNNNNNNNNNNNNNNNNNNNNNNNNNNNNNNNNNNNNNNNNNNNNNNNNNNNNNNNNNNNNNNNNNNNNNNNNNNNNNNNNNNNNNNNNNNNNNNNNNNNNNNNNNNNNNNNNNNNNNNNNNNNNNNNNNNNNNNNNNNNNNNNNNNNNNNNNNNNNNNNNNNNNNNNNNNNNNNNNNNNNNNNNNNNNNNNNNNNNNNNNNNNNNNNNNNNNNNNNNNNNNNNNNNNNNNNNNNNNNNNNNNNNNNNNNNNNNNNNNNNNNNNNNNNNNNNNNNNNNNNNNNNNNNNNNNNNNNNNNNNNNNNNNNNNNNNNNNNNNNNNNNNNNNNNNNNNNNNNNNNNNNNNNNNNNNNNNNNNNNNNNNNNNNNNNNNNNNNNNNNNNNNNNNNNNNNNNNNNNNNNNNNNNNNNNNNNNNNNNNNNNNNNNNNNNNNNNNNNNNNNNNNNNNNNNNNNNNNNNNNNNNNNNNNNNNNNNNNNNNNNNNNNNNNNNNNNNNNNNNNNNNNNNNNNNNNNNNNNNNNNNNNNNNNNNNNNNNNNNNNNNNNNNNNNNNNNNNNNNNNNNNNNNNNNNNNNNNNNNNNNNNNNNNNNNNNNNNNNNNNNNNNNNNNNNNNNNNNNNNNNNNNNNNNNNNNNNNNNNNNNNNNNNNNNNNNNNNNNNNNNNNNNNNNNNATATGATCTAATATTTGAGCTCAGGTTTATTATACTAAAACCTTTTGAGGACTGTTATATGGCTATCATACACTCACCTGTTGTGGGAGCGATGTGCGACATTTAGGGGTGTTTGCGGTGGTGGTGGTAATGAATCTTCGGCAGGTATGACATGCTCCACCAAATGGCTCTCAGCCCATGGGCAATAATAGGGAATAGCCGTGTTGTTGAACTTCTCATATGGCACCTCCCTTAAAGGTCCAGAGTATCCTAGAATCCGTAAGACAGAGACTCAGTAAAAGCATCATTGGTGATGTTTTTCTTAACATTAGCCCAAATTAAAGAATAGGCACCAGAATATTGTATGCATGACAACAGTTTCCCATTTCTGTAGATGGTCACTGATTTGTGTGTTGAGTCCAATGCGCCTTACTGGGAGACAAAAAATTAGAGGTATAGCACCTTCCTGACAAGCTTCTATATAGGAAGCCATATACCCTAAAATTCCACTGAATGGCAAAACAACAATGTATCTCTCACACAAACAAATGCATTACTTGGGAGGTGGGTTGTGCAGTGCTTTACCTTCTAATTGGCATCTGTGTTCTGTTAGGCACAAACTATAGAGGtcttttataaagcaatgaatctgacattaaccAACTACTGTGTATATGGACCTGGAAAACtctccatcaggaaatgtttctggttcattgctttataaatcgACTCCTAAATGATTATTTCTATGTTCTTTCCAATCAATATTCGGATGAATggtacaaataatttattttgatccTTTGGGATTGACTACAATCATTCAGTGTACCATTCATGTGTTCTATAGCTGATCTAACTTATAATTGATTGTACTGAATTGAAATTTCAATCTCAtcaaatagtttttatttcaatatgataGTAAGCCAGTAGACAAAACAACCTCCTCCCCTTATCAAATTTTGATCAACATTCTTAATCACAACTGGAATTGTTTGACTAATTTTCCCAACCTTTTTGCCCCTCcatgaacctttaaaataacctTCAGTTTTTATGAATCTTTTCTACAAACAATAGGAAAAATTGCATTGCATTGGTTGCAAGTTGTAAGAATGtccctttacagacagctaaaaagatcattggattCATGCAGCTGCCCCTGGCAAATGGTGTTGGTCCCGGAAATAACGCAGGCACCATataggtcaatcagccacagctgaACTCACGGCACTCACGGCaagtctggaggaaccctggttgaggttTGCTATATTAGACTATATTGttctaatttattgttttttcaacttgggttccatggaaccttagggtttctccagagtggttacttgagcaatgatatgtttgtgactctcaggttagtttaaaaGATTTCAaagatcttttggctatctgtaagggtggtaccATCCCAATGGCCAGCTTTATTCACACTGACcaaccacaataatgtactgtgagttgtggttctagtattttttataatatataatattccatAGTGTATGGTTAGCCTTTGACAATCAGAAGGTTGGGAGCATAGAGCACTTTAATTTGATGAAGATAAGCCTTATATTTACCTTACCCTGGAGGAGTGTGGATCTATCAATTCCCAGGCCTTCCAAGGGCCCAATTTAGATAATAGTAAGGAAGAGTAAAGAACATTTAGAAGCAGAAAGGGTTCATGGGCATAGATAGTGTTCACTTTAATAGTACAGCAGCCATTCATAGCTCAGCACCATTTATTCCATATACTTGTCtgttgtgttggtgatatttatTCACACTTACCTGGAGCAATGGCTCCCGGGTTCAGCTGCATTTTCATCTGCAAGACTTTGGCAGATTTCTTGGGGATGTTCGGTGGAGTCCGGTTTTCTCCTGGGACTATATGTATCTCTGAGCGTAAGTTTTCTTTCCCATCAACTCCGGCTGAGCCAGAGTGGCCATTTACAGCAGTCTGATTTGCAGTCTGATTTGCGTTCAAGCCATATGCGTTACTACCTGCCTAATAAATGCAGAGAACTTTGATTACATTTGTGTAGTAAATCCACACAATGATCTTAtctgaaaaaagaatattgttcacaaatatttgtgtatgtacTATACTTGAGATTTATAAACAACTTTTAGCATGTACTTTATGTCAacagtcaccaaccagtggtcggcaagaacattttggtggtccgcggctccgtCCCCCGTATAGCCTATCTGGTGCTAGGTCAGATAAAGTCAGGATTCCTTAGATGCATCCTTGGTCTTAGTAGGTGACACAATTTATAGACACCAAAAGTCAGAATGACAACCAGGCAACCATTTAATGAAGAGGGTAGCTAAAAAACAGTGTAAGTACCTGGATTTGACTTATCAGTCCCTGAAAAACACAGCCCAgacaaaagaagagagaagcagaATAAGTTGCCAATCAGTTTTGCAGCAATGCCTATGCACTAAGGGAGAAGTTGCTAAAGTGAAAAGTGAGTTTGTTGATCTGCTTCTTCTACTTTCACAGTCCTATCATGGTGtggggaagggacaagacctgtaagttgGCCTAACTGgatgtacagaaatacatactCCTTGGAAGGTCGGACAACTCTGATATATgtgtttaatttgtgtatttatttgtatgcttTAAACACTGCATACATAACAAAACTTTACTCACATGGATGAGACCTGAAGGGTATTCAAATGTAAACCTCTGAACGCGCTTCTGACGCTCCAAGTACATACAAGAGCCACGATTGCGTTGTAAAGTGAGTTCTTCCATCATTAAATCCTGTGGGGTGCTGACCTTCTTACCTAGGTCCAAAGTAGCTCCTAAAGCAACAAAACGAAGGATGAGGATCAATGCATACCTCTCTGCTTCAGGCACAATAAATTGTAACTAATCCTTTTCAGAGTTTTAAAAAGTCCCACTGGCTGTATTTTGTGTTCTGACTTGGAGTTTGCCATACAAGTCAATTTAATAGTAACACAATGGGTGTCAAAGCAAATCAATGAATCATGAAGATTATAGTGTATGGAAACCCTACTAATGATCCTCTCTTATCTTGTACATTTTAGACCAAATATTAATagcaagaaaaatagaaattaacaaaaaaaatcatgagaAAAATTATAGCTGAAAAGaggaaaaatgtttattgtgctgATTAGGGTGAATTAAGAAGTAGAAAAAACACCCGCCTAACAATGAGAGAGAATGGATTCTATACAGTATTCCTTTCTTGCTTCTGTTGTCATGATGAAAAAGAATGTTGTGTTGTCATCCTTGAACTGGAAGCATGATACTGGCAGAATCAGCAGGTGAAAAAAGCCTACAAAATGCATAGAGGGCACTATGGATTGTACAATAGTGAtgtgagccctaaaaaaaaaggtcaagttgcagaatctaagcagcagccggGTCTTCTCCATAGCCTCTAGAGGTGAAAATGCTGTGCTGCAGACTGCTACTAGGTATTGGATCACCAGGCAAGtgaatagtcaaagaaggctgGGGTCGAAGCAGGTAGCAAACAAGAGAGCCCAGGAAAAAAGCCAGGGATCATAAACCAGAAATCCATAAAATAGATACCATTAGCACGGCGGTCACCCAAGACACAGGGGAACagaggagacacaggaagagacaggaggtatgtgggaaatgctcagcagagctagggggtccggcacgttgcatgaacgctgagcACTGTGCCTGAACCGGCTAAATAGCTAAGGGTGATTAAAAGGCTCTCCTGATTTGCTGGCAAGAGGGGCGATGCTGATAAAACTTAAAAGAGCAGACAAGCCCGGGGTCAAAtcaaggaggaggtaagtgtgacacactaCATCTGAGAACTTGCTTTAGTGTATGATTTCTGGTGTTGGCAAGTCCTTCTATATCAGAAGACTAAACCCCATCTAGTCACTTGATGGCACTATTCATCTTTCTAAAACAGAGATGCAAAATGCCATTCCACTTTGAACAGATCAGTGTACAGTCCCTTTAATGTTTATGAAGACAAGACAATAAATTTCCTGCTTTACTGAATTTAACAGAACCCTTCAAAATGTAAAGGGGTCATCCAAATTTCTGTGAACAAATGCCTTCTTCAATGTATATGTGATGAAGAACATCCTTGTGCAATATAAATCCTCCGTTTTTGGATTGGGGCAGCGGTGTGCAGGCAGTTGGTCATCTTTGATTGTTAAACAAAGCAGAAAGAGCTTTCTGTTGGAAAAGAATCAGGTCATATGACTTTGCCCAGACATTCCTCCAATCACAAAGATCATTTGATTCATTCAACAGAAAAATCTTTGTGGGACCatccttttttaacacattgtaaTTTCATTGAATTAAATCAGTCATGAGGTTGGCACAGCAGATTGCACGTCTTTTAAGTGCATTAAGGTTCCTCTAACAATATATGTAGATTTTTTCTTCTAAGCTGAGGCATAGCCATACCACTACTTTATAAATTTGCCTTTAACTATGCTTCAACGTGCAGAGAACACAATAATTACCCACTCACATCTAATTTCATTACCATTACTGATATTCTATGATACTTTACAAAAACTATTGAACTAGTGAATCATTCAAATCACTCCTATCCATTGGCAAATTTGGTAGATTGTTTTAAATGTCTCATATTGTCTTGAGATCTTTGCAGTTTCTATGTCTGCACAATTTTTGTGACCATTATAAAGAtcattttccttctgtttttttttttattttgattaatgcaaaaaacaaaaaaaaggaacataaaaggCCACTATGTTGTCAAGATGGGAATTGTGGAAGGAAGGATTCTCTGTTAAACTACTCAAGACATAAGAAGCCAGGACACCGGGCATTTTGTATA belongs to Pyxicephalus adspersus chromosome 2, UCB_Pads_2.0, whole genome shotgun sequence and includes:
- the MYOZ3 gene encoding myozenin-3, translating into MFPTYADLVKERKGLASAIVREIRGEGATLDLGKKVSTPQDLMMEELTLQRNRGSCMYLERQKRVQRFTFEYPSGLIHAGSNAYGLNANQTANQTAVNGHSGSAGVDGKENLRSEIHIVPGENRTPPNIPKKSAKVLQMKMQLNPGAIAPGYSGPLREVPYEKFNNTAIPYYCPWAESHLVEHVIPAEDSLPPPPQTPLNVAHRSHNRTPIPFGSLSGVYDGVIPYTYEETQAEIEQSPSGQQLMLQRPSFNKAPKGWALTYVPESEDL